The window TCTTGCGACAGCAGGAGGGGCAGCGGAGGGGACAAGAGAATGGGGGGCTACTGTGAACGCGGTACAGTTGCGTTCTTGTGAGTTAGCGCGGGAGGGTGCAAacgcatgtgtatatgtatatatatatatatatatatatatatatatatatatatgtttacacGTGCACATGTTCACGCCTCGCCTATCACCAAACCACTGGcaacaattttgttttcctcagAGAGAATAAAGCGCGAGAGGGGCGAGATGCTGCATGAAAGGAGGTCGTAGACGCTGAAAAAGGGGTTGTCCTGCGAGATGTAGTAGTTTAATTCGGGCCTGAAGCACTGCGTGCACATGAATGAATTATCATTAACAAGAAGCTCAAGGACGCCAATATCATCGCTGCGtaagcattttttattattcactTTTTCGTAAAGCAcgtccacattttttacataattttttaaatcagtAATTTGTGCCTCATCATTTGCCTTACATTCGGCGTCTAAtttaccttccccctccGCTCTGTGATAACTTAAGGAAtcgcttttatttttatacatatagaGAATATTTTGAACTGTTACGCTATGCGAAAAGTTTAAGGAATATAAAAGATACACTCGTCCTATGATCAATGGGATTTTAACTTGGTTCACTTTTATTAATACTTTCACTTTGTTGCATGCAAAGGTGGTATTTTTTGCCCCATAAGGTGCGCTTTTTATTTCCGAATTGGTTGGTACGTTATTTACCAAAACTGATCCGTTCTTTATCTTGTTATCAtcaattttgaagaagacgTTTTCTACGATGTCGTTCGttatatgtgcatttttgCTAATCGGGCACGATGCAATTATCTTGGGTAAAATGTTTATAAAAGATTCGAATTCGTCTTGTCCGTTGTGAGCACTGCGAAGGGTATGACTATCACTGCCATTACCCCCAGggttattactttttttggGTGCCATTTcttgttctaacaccttcGTTATGAAAGGAAGATTCTTCGTATTGGTTAGGTAGTCACAGAGGTCATCTATGTTGACGTATTTACACAAAGTGGTgtccttttcaattttcttcaCTGTAATTTTTTCGCCAACGGGTAATAAGACGTagttatttttactttttaggAACCCATGCAATACTTTAATATTTGCATTGATCATATTATTTGATTCTGTTAAGTCTTGGACAACCCCTACAAATgtgtcttcttcatttggagATTTCTTGATCGAATTTGTTATGTTTCCCTTCCCATCTTGGcaaaagttgtaaaaaatgttattcAAAAAGAGGTCATTGTTGCTGACAAAATTGTAGTAAAAAGTTAGAGCCATCTTTTTATCACTCAGAACCTCCGCACATACTTTTAGCCGGAATAAATCTTTCCTTAAATTCATGTACTTAATTTCATCGTATAGGCTAAAGGTGTTATTCAGTAATGGCCTTTTATCTTCCTCAAATTTAACCACGTTCAAATTTTTGTACGCAGAAAGGGGAATGAACGTTAAATTGGGTTCAAATAGTGCTTGATTCCCCGTGGCAGTAGAActgcttttttttgagcGTCCACCCTTCACGTAGAAGTTATTACTaagaacaaaattgtaaatgcTGTCACTTTTGGcacattgaaaaaaagacTTTATCGTTTTACATATATCTTCGAACACTTCTGAGTCATAATCGAACAGATCTAACTTGTTTACCGCTACAATTACGTTAGAAATTCCTACTGCTTCTAATATAGAAATGTTTCTGTAGgtctcatcatttttttggtTGTAAATGTTATTTGCATCTACAACTAGGATGGCAGAATCTGCAAAAAAACTCCACGTGTGCAAATTTGTCACCAGTTCGTTGTGTCCCGGGGTGtcaaaaatgtttattttccttaaaaagtGCACATCACTGTGAAtggttttgtttttgtaaaaatcgtCAAATATGGTTCTGTCCGTGTAGGGAGCATGTGTGGCGTTCTTGCCGTCGGCGCTTTCCTGACTGCTCTTATGGGGCCTATTGGCCCCTTTTTTGCTCCCCCCCTGAGTGCTCAGCACACGATTATAGGCTTCTTGTAATTCCCCCTTGGTGTAATATACGtagaattctttttttttgttaaaaagtgTTATGTTTCTCTCCCTTTCGTCGTCCTCTTCGTCTAATATGAAGGTATACTTGGAACTTTCCCTGAcgtgttcatattttttcaccGTTTGTTCGCTTACGTAGCTTAAGTTGTACAACAATGCTCCTATGAGGGTGGACTTTCCCGCGTCGATGTGCCCGAGCACGAGGATGTTCAGCGTACTTAGCATGATGCACCTGTTGCCTTGGCTGTCCGCTTGGATCTC is drawn from Plasmodium knowlesi strain H genome assembly, chromosome: 7 and contains these coding sequences:
- a CDS encoding elongation factor Tu, putative, whose product is MSNKKWGKNLLYDDYEDDLVDYDNYNEEYYSEFECQEGMDIPKTKGKDNTKGKALDKKPKQQGKVAKVKKPNQQGEAAKVKKPSQQAETAKVKKPNRQGEETQMENQNDTTSNALQNEIQADSQGNRCIMLSTLNILVLGHIDAGKSTLIGALLYNLSYVSEQTVKKYEHVRESSKYTFILDEEDDERERNITLFNKKKEFYVYYTKGELQEAYNRVLSTQGGSKKGANRPHKSSQESADGKNATHAPYTDRTIFDDFYKNKTIHSDVHFLRKINIFDTPGHNELVTNLHTWSFFADSAILVVDANNIYNQKNDETYRNISILEAVGISNVIVAVNKLDLFDYDSEVFEDICKTIKSFFQCAKSDSIYNFVLSNNFYVKGGRSKKSSSTATGNQALFEPNLTFIPLSAYKNLNVVKFEEDKRPLLNNTFSLYDEIKYMNLRKDLFRLKVCAEVLSDKKMALTFYYNFVSNNDLFLNNIFYNFCQDGKGNITNSIKKSPNEEDTFVGVVQDLTESNNMINANIKVLHGFLKSKNNYVLLPVGEKITVKKIEKDTTLCKYVNIDDLCDYLTNTKNLPFITKVLEQEMAPKKSNNPGGNGSDSHTLRSAHNGQDEFESFINILPKIIASCPISKNAHITNDIVENVFFKIDDNKIKNGSVLVNNVPTNSEIKSAPYGAKNTTFACNKVKVLIKVNQVKIPLIIGRVYLLYSLNFSHSVTVQNILYMYKNKSDSLSYHRAEGEGKLDAECKANDEAQITDLKNYVKNVDVLYEKVNNKKCLRSDDIGVLELLVNDNSFMCTQCFRPELNYYISQDNPFFSVYDLLSCSISPLSRFILSEENKIVASGLVIGEA